In Vibrio marisflavi CECT 7928, the following are encoded in one genomic region:
- a CDS encoding phosphoglycolate phosphatase, with translation MSFDSIKLIAFDLDGTLLDSVPDLAEAADKAVQSLGYPSVSLEQVKSYVGNGADLLIGRSLSQNMQVSPELSPELLAKARCLFDEYYAQGEHRLSHLYPHVKAVLAQLHQAGFKLALVTNKPSKFVPEVLAKHALDTYFVDVIGGDTFVNKKPDPEALNWLLDKHDLESSEMLMVGDSKNDILAAKNAGCRSLALTYGYNHGEPIANSNPDYVADSLRDLLELVSVTA, from the coding sequence ATGTCATTTGATTCAATAAAATTGATTGCCTTTGATCTCGATGGAACCTTGCTTGATAGCGTGCCAGACCTTGCGGAAGCGGCCGACAAGGCAGTGCAGTCACTAGGTTACCCGTCAGTGAGTTTAGAGCAAGTAAAAAGCTATGTTGGCAATGGTGCTGACTTACTAATTGGCCGCTCTCTCAGCCAAAACATGCAAGTTTCGCCTGAGTTGAGCCCTGAACTACTTGCCAAAGCACGGTGTCTTTTTGATGAGTATTACGCTCAAGGTGAGCACCGATTAAGTCATTTATACCCACACGTTAAAGCTGTATTAGCACAGCTGCATCAAGCTGGCTTCAAACTTGCGTTAGTGACGAATAAGCCTTCGAAGTTTGTACCTGAGGTATTGGCAAAACACGCATTGGATACCTACTTCGTTGATGTTATTGGTGGTGATACTTTCGTTAATAAAAAACCAGATCCAGAAGCGTTAAATTGGTTGTTAGATAAGCACGACCTAGAGTCATCAGAAATGCTCATGGTAGGGGATTCTAAAAACGATATTCTGGCTGCGAAAAATGCTGGCTGTCGCTCTTTAGCGCTGACGTATGGTTACAACCACGGTGAGCCAATTGCAAACTCCAATCCCGATTATGTCGCCGATTCACTGCGAGATTTGCTAGAGTTAGTTTCAGTCACTGCTTAA
- a CDS encoding DUF1338 domain-containing protein, with translation MTPATFFQSIWSDYIQRLCPSAHQVHELLQEDEALINDHIALRTYNLAPVGLESLAKHFITLGYKECGDYVFESKNLVAKHFEHTDPTQPKVFISELEVEKFSDEVQSIINKLVSQVSQDTVNASNFIYSGRPWQVSYQDYLTLAKESEYAAWLAAHGYGANHFTVSVNQLNRFAEVQGVNDYLSDAGFRINTSGGEVKGSPEVLLEQSSTMADKVDVAFSDGTHQIPGGFYEFAKRYTMQNGELYPGFVAASADKIFESTDSQ, from the coding sequence ATGACGCCTGCAACTTTTTTTCAGTCGATTTGGAGTGATTACATCCAGAGGTTATGTCCTTCTGCACATCAAGTGCATGAGCTATTGCAAGAAGACGAAGCGTTAATCAACGATCATATTGCTTTGCGTACATACAATTTAGCGCCAGTTGGACTTGAATCACTAGCCAAGCATTTCATTACGCTTGGTTACAAAGAATGTGGAGACTATGTGTTTGAAAGTAAAAACTTAGTCGCTAAACATTTCGAGCACACTGATCCTACTCAACCTAAAGTGTTTATCAGTGAGCTTGAAGTAGAGAAGTTCTCTGATGAAGTTCAAAGCATTATCAACAAGCTTGTCTCACAAGTGAGCCAAGATACGGTGAATGCGAGCAATTTCATTTATTCAGGTAGGCCTTGGCAAGTTAGTTACCAAGATTATCTAACGTTAGCGAAAGAAAGCGAATATGCGGCATGGTTGGCTGCGCATGGTTATGGTGCAAATCATTTCACCGTGAGTGTCAATCAACTCAATCGATTTGCTGAAGTGCAAGGTGTGAATGATTACCTAAGTGATGCCGGATTTAGAATTAATACATCTGGCGGAGAAGTGAAAGGCTCGCCTGAAGTGCTATTAGAGCAATCCTCGACTATGGCAGATAAAGTGGATGTAGCTTTCAGTGATGGTACACATCAAATTCCGGGCGGATTTTATGAGTTTGCCAAGCGCTACACAATGCAAAATGGAGAGTTATATCCGGGCTTTGTTGCCGCTTCTGCAGATAAAATCTTTGAAAGTACTGATTCGCAGTAA
- the trpS gene encoding tryptophan--tRNA ligase: MSKPIVLSGVQPSGELSIGNYLGALRQWQQMQDDYDCQYCVVDLHAVTVRQDPKALHEATLDALSICLAVGVDPEKSPLFVQSHVPEHAQLGWLLNCYTQMGELSRMTQFKDKSSRYANDVNAGLFGYPVLMAADILLYGAHQVPVGNDQKQHLELARDIATRFNNIYGADNPIFTVPEPYIPKVNARVMSLQDATKKMSKSDDNRKNVITLLEEPKSIIKKINKAQTDTETPPRIAHDIENKAGISNLMGLYAAATGKSFEEIEAQYQGVEMYGPFKKDVGDAIVAMLEPVQAEYKRIREDRAYLNSVMKQGAEKASARASVTLAKAYEAVGFVARA, from the coding sequence ATGAGCAAACCCATTGTATTGAGTGGTGTTCAACCCTCTGGTGAACTAAGTATTGGTAACTACTTGGGTGCTCTTCGTCAATGGCAACAAATGCAAGATGATTACGATTGCCAGTATTGTGTTGTTGATCTTCACGCGGTTACGGTTCGCCAAGACCCGAAAGCGCTGCATGAAGCAACGTTAGACGCACTATCAATCTGCCTTGCTGTTGGCGTTGATCCGGAAAAGAGCCCACTATTTGTTCAGTCACACGTACCAGAACATGCTCAATTAGGTTGGCTTCTTAACTGTTATACCCAAATGGGTGAATTGAGCCGAATGACTCAGTTCAAAGACAAATCCAGTCGCTATGCGAACGACGTCAATGCTGGTTTATTTGGTTATCCAGTATTGATGGCTGCAGATATTCTGCTTTATGGCGCACATCAAGTGCCGGTTGGTAACGACCAAAAGCAGCACCTAGAACTTGCTCGTGATATTGCGACTCGTTTTAACAATATCTACGGTGCTGACAATCCAATCTTCACTGTGCCAGAGCCATACATTCCAAAAGTGAACGCTCGTGTAATGAGCCTTCAAGATGCGACTAAGAAAATGTCGAAATCTGATGATAACCGTAAGAACGTTATCACCTTGCTTGAAGAGCCGAAATCTATCATCAAGAAGATCAATAAAGCGCAAACAGATACCGAAACTCCACCACGTATTGCGCACGATATCGAAAATAAAGCGGGCATTTCCAACCTTATGGGGCTGTACGCAGCAGCAACAGGTAAAAGCTTTGAAGAAATTGAAGCGCAATACCAAGGTGTGGAAATGTATGGCCCATTTAAGAAAGATGTCGGTGACGCGATTGTGGCGATGCTTGAGCCTGTTCAAGCCGAATACAAGCGCATTCGTGAAGATAGAGCGTATCTTAACTCAGTTATGAAGCAAGGAGCTGAGAAAGCTTCAGCGCGTGCTTCGGTTACTTTGGCGAAAGCTTATGAAGCGGTGGGCTTTGTAGCAAGAGCTTAG
- the astD gene encoding succinylglutamate-semialdehyde dehydrogenase, protein MTQWIAGQWQQGEGELITSISPYNNEEIWQGKSATANQVVEAVSAARTAYLTWKKTSFSEREKVVLAFAELVKQNSEEIAKIIAQETGKPLWETRTEAGAMAGKIAISIRAYHDRTGEAAREAAGNQIVLRHRPLGVMAVFGPYNFPGHLPNGHIVPALLAGNTVVFKPSELTPWIGEFAMKLWQQAGLPDGVINLVQGAKDTGIALAEAKGIDGVLFTGSANTGHILHRQFAGQPGKMLALEMGGNNPMVISEQFGELDATVYTIIQSAFISAGQRCTCARRLYVPTGNKGDQLISRLVEATKNIRVDEPFADPAPFMGPQISQQAAQFILNAQKNLQSLGGVSLLEATAGEAAFVTPGIIDVSKIEELPDEEYFGPLLQVVRYSTLQEAVELANDTRYGLSAGLVSTDDAEWEYFVDHIRAGIVNRNRQLTGASGDAPFGGPGASGNLRPSAYYAADYCAYPMASMEGQSPILPDSLSPGIKL, encoded by the coding sequence ATGACTCAATGGATTGCTGGACAATGGCAACAAGGTGAGGGGGAGTTGATAACTTCAATTAGCCCTTATAACAATGAAGAAATTTGGCAGGGCAAAAGTGCGACGGCAAATCAGGTTGTTGAAGCCGTTTCGGCTGCGCGAACGGCATATTTGACGTGGAAGAAAACCAGTTTTTCTGAGCGAGAAAAAGTCGTTTTGGCATTCGCAGAATTGGTCAAACAGAACAGCGAAGAAATTGCCAAAATAATTGCCCAAGAAACTGGCAAACCACTTTGGGAGACTCGTACTGAAGCTGGTGCAATGGCAGGTAAAATTGCTATTTCTATTCGCGCTTACCACGACCGAACAGGAGAGGCGGCTCGAGAGGCTGCGGGTAACCAAATTGTGCTGCGCCACCGTCCTCTTGGTGTCATGGCTGTATTTGGCCCTTACAACTTCCCTGGTCACTTACCGAATGGACACATTGTGCCTGCGCTTTTGGCTGGCAATACGGTTGTGTTTAAACCTTCTGAATTGACACCTTGGATTGGCGAATTTGCCATGAAACTTTGGCAGCAAGCAGGCTTGCCTGATGGTGTGATAAACCTTGTTCAAGGTGCAAAAGATACTGGGATCGCTTTGGCTGAAGCTAAAGGAATTGATGGTGTGCTCTTTACTGGTAGTGCTAACACAGGACATATTCTGCATCGCCAATTTGCCGGTCAGCCCGGAAAAATGCTTGCGCTAGAAATGGGTGGCAATAACCCGATGGTGATATCTGAACAATTTGGTGAACTTGATGCGACGGTTTATACCATTATCCAGTCAGCGTTTATCAGTGCAGGCCAGCGATGTACTTGCGCGCGACGTCTTTATGTTCCTACAGGAAATAAGGGTGATCAACTGATCTCTCGCTTAGTGGAAGCAACCAAAAATATTCGTGTCGATGAGCCATTTGCAGATCCTGCGCCATTTATGGGGCCGCAGATTTCTCAGCAAGCAGCTCAATTTATTCTAAACGCGCAAAAGAATTTACAGTCACTTGGTGGTGTAAGCTTATTGGAAGCTACGGCTGGTGAAGCGGCGTTCGTGACGCCGGGAATTATTGATGTTAGCAAGATTGAAGAGCTTCCTGATGAGGAATACTTCGGCCCACTGCTTCAGGTGGTTCGTTATAGCACTTTGCAAGAGGCTGTTGAGCTTGCCAATGATACTCGCTATGGATTGTCAGCAGGGCTAGTGTCTACCGATGACGCAGAGTGGGAATACTTTGTTGATCATATCCGCGCTGGCATTGTAAATCGCAATAGACAGCTTACCGGCGCTAGTGGTGATGCTCCATTTGGTGGCCCAGGCGCATCAGGTAACTTGAGACCAAGTGCCTATTATGCGGCGGATTATTGCGCTTATCCAATGGCTTCGATGGAAGGACAGTCACCAATACTCCCTGATTCATTAAGTCCTGGTATTAAATTGTAA
- a CDS encoding DedA family protein: protein MKPLLEHYGYLALVVSIFFEGTGIPLPGQSILITASILASQGVMNFPLVIVVGWLSCFLGNTCGYIVGYYFESWLAKKGYISESKLQKMHQKIQKYGPTVLVISRFVEGLKQFMPLACGMAKMSKRAFFIGNAIASTLWVIVFSVLVNYIFVHLDNVLHFYHHHKIMLWTLSGVAIAAIAYFILRKKRG from the coding sequence ATGAAGCCTTTACTGGAGCATTACGGTTATTTGGCGTTAGTGGTTTCCATTTTCTTTGAAGGAACTGGTATCCCTCTACCCGGTCAATCAATACTCATCACCGCTTCCATATTGGCCTCTCAGGGTGTAATGAACTTTCCGCTAGTGATTGTGGTTGGGTGGCTAAGTTGCTTCCTTGGCAATACTTGCGGATACATCGTTGGCTACTATTTTGAAAGCTGGCTGGCGAAGAAAGGCTACATTTCAGAAAGTAAACTGCAGAAAATGCATCAGAAAATACAGAAATATGGCCCTACGGTTTTGGTTATTAGCCGTTTTGTTGAAGGTCTAAAGCAATTTATGCCACTTGCATGCGGAATGGCAAAAATGTCTAAGCGAGCATTTTTTATTGGCAACGCCATTGCCTCAACGCTTTGGGTGATTGTGTTTAGTGTTCTGGTCAATTACATTTTCGTTCACTTAGACAATGTACTGCACTTTTACCATCACCATAAGATTATGCTGTGGACTCTATCTGGGGTAGCAATCGCAGCTATCGCTTACTTTATACTCAGGAAGAAGCGCGGATAA
- a CDS encoding AAA family ATPase — MSLAHELRVLELESQVELLERLQLLTNFGSNLVTISGEQGAGKSWIAHRYLEAWSDDKNQALIMCHPSQNDEQHRSILITQLFSEPLFNPQDSLAESFTSLLEDDGCDIVVVVDDAHHLTEAFIGELWALVQEAQLHPTWSLNVLLFSQSKHTEATLSRLSHGQEQQSIDIEIEPLNQEEADRFFEQLVVRFVEDDMERRVRNAYRKVKLLPGEIMRLGEQKVTKRIIIRSMVGSPSKIAILVVLLAIIVGGGYWWLLGQPSPDSQVNSIANTSKEQTAIPTLSTANDANSQVAQQSSSSNQSTNPQAAAIQKAIDSNAVDDSTSLPPQVVTKTASVGHVDSDKNRVVVSSAIVDKLMQDESAVKPAAAQEAKGAQSEANTTSANTVANQVSSPKATPAPVAFSTKQLEAFSPRSYTLQLAAVNTLPEVNKFIEKYKLNNKVFVYPTVRSGQDWYIVTYENYPTIQLARDAVSTLPRDLQSVGPWAKSLSQVQREINRTN, encoded by the coding sequence ATGAGCTTAGCGCATGAATTACGTGTGTTGGAGTTAGAATCTCAAGTCGAATTGTTAGAGCGCTTACAGTTGCTGACTAATTTCGGCTCAAATCTAGTGACAATTAGTGGCGAGCAAGGGGCTGGTAAGTCTTGGATTGCTCATCGCTACTTGGAAGCTTGGTCTGACGATAAGAATCAAGCGCTCATCATGTGTCATCCTAGCCAAAATGATGAGCAGCATCGCTCGATTTTAATCACTCAGCTGTTTTCCGAGCCTCTCTTTAATCCGCAAGATTCTTTAGCTGAAAGCTTTACGTCACTTCTTGAAGATGATGGGTGCGATATTGTTGTGGTCGTAGATGATGCACACCACTTAACAGAGGCATTCATCGGCGAGTTATGGGCGTTAGTACAAGAAGCGCAATTACACCCAACTTGGTCACTGAATGTGTTGTTGTTCTCACAATCAAAACACACTGAAGCAACCTTGTCTCGATTGAGTCATGGCCAAGAACAACAGTCTATCGATATTGAAATAGAACCATTAAATCAAGAAGAAGCAGATCGATTCTTTGAACAATTAGTGGTACGTTTTGTCGAAGATGACATGGAGCGACGAGTTCGCAATGCATACCGAAAGGTTAAGTTGCTCCCCGGTGAAATTATGCGATTAGGAGAACAAAAAGTGACAAAGCGAATCATCATACGTTCGATGGTAGGATCGCCTAGCAAAATAGCCATTTTAGTTGTGTTGCTCGCAATAATTGTTGGCGGTGGTTATTGGTGGTTATTGGGGCAACCAAGTCCAGATAGTCAAGTAAACTCGATAGCTAATACGTCCAAAGAACAGACCGCGATACCAACGTTATCAACTGCCAATGATGCAAATTCTCAAGTTGCGCAGCAGAGCTCTTCATCTAACCAAAGCACTAACCCACAAGCGGCTGCGATTCAAAAAGCCATTGATTCCAACGCTGTGGACGACTCGACTTCTTTACCTCCTCAAGTTGTAACGAAAACTGCCAGTGTTGGTCATGTGGACAGCGACAAAAATCGTGTAGTGGTGTCCTCTGCTATCGTAGATAAGTTGATGCAAGATGAATCCGCAGTGAAACCTGCCGCAGCACAAGAAGCAAAAGGCGCTCAGAGCGAAGCGAACACAACATCTGCAAATACTGTCGCCAATCAAGTTTCTTCTCCGAAAGCAACACCAGCGCCTGTGGCTTTCTCAACAAAACAGCTTGAAGCATTTTCGCCAAGGAGTTACACCCTGCAGCTTGCAGCAGTGAATACTCTGCCTGAAGTAAATAAATTTATCGAAAAGTATAAGCTAAACAATAAGGTATTCGTCTACCCAACGGTAAGAAGTGGTCAAGATTGGTACATCGTTACTTATGAGAACTATCCAACGATCCAGCTTGCTCGTGATGCTGTCAGTACACTTCCTCGAGATCTGCAAAGTGTCGGGCCGTGGGCAAAATCTCTAAGTCAGGTACAAAGAGAAATTAATCGTACGAATTAA
- the astA gene encoding arginine N-succinyltransferase, whose product MLVVRPITMDDYDALHKCAVESGHGFTSLPVNEELLTNRIQHSEYSFGKPDVSEPGDEGYLMVGFDSETGEIAGTTGIEASIGWDVPFYSYHISKVVHSSPKLGVNNVVKLLTFGNNYTGCSEICTLFLRPDFRKGLNGRLMSKCRFMMMAEHPERFSETIFAEMRGVSDADGNSPFWQWLQEHFFSIEFTLADYLTGIGKKGFIADLMPKLPIYINLLSKEAQAVIGQVHDNTKPALKLLEREGFCCRDYVDIFDGGPTVECDLKNIESVRHSFRASVQISEHSSSQDYLISNTSFENFRATTAKAAYDQETESVLLSEEVAKALQVEEGSKVRMLAL is encoded by the coding sequence ATGCTGGTAGTTCGACCTATTACCATGGATGATTACGATGCGCTGCATAAGTGCGCGGTTGAATCAGGTCATGGCTTCACATCTTTACCTGTAAATGAAGAGCTTCTCACCAATCGAATTCAACATTCAGAATATAGCTTTGGTAAACCAGATGTATCTGAGCCCGGAGATGAAGGTTATCTCATGGTGGGCTTTGATAGTGAAACTGGAGAAATTGCAGGCACGACAGGCATAGAAGCCTCTATTGGTTGGGATGTACCCTTTTATTCTTATCACATCAGCAAAGTCGTTCACTCTTCGCCTAAGTTAGGCGTCAACAATGTAGTGAAGCTACTGACTTTCGGCAACAATTACACAGGTTGTAGTGAAATTTGTACGTTGTTTCTGCGACCAGATTTTCGTAAAGGCCTGAATGGACGGTTAATGTCTAAATGCCGTTTTATGATGATGGCAGAGCACCCTGAGCGTTTCTCTGAAACCATTTTCGCTGAAATGCGCGGTGTTTCAGATGCAGACGGCAACTCTCCATTTTGGCAGTGGCTGCAAGAGCACTTCTTCTCTATCGAATTTACATTGGCAGACTACCTAACTGGTATTGGCAAAAAAGGTTTCATTGCTGATCTCATGCCAAAACTGCCGATTTATATCAATTTACTTAGCAAAGAAGCGCAAGCAGTGATCGGGCAAGTTCACGACAACACTAAACCTGCTTTAAAACTTCTTGAGCGTGAAGGCTTCTGTTGCCGAGACTACGTCGATATTTTTGATGGGGGCCCGACAGTTGAATGTGATCTTAAGAACATTGAATCGGTACGCCATTCATTCAGAGCGAGTGTTCAAATCAGCGAACACTCCAGTTCTCAAGATTACTTGATTAGTAATACCTCGTTCGAAAACTTCCGGGCTACTACAGCCAAAGCAGCCTATGACCAAGAAACAGAAAGTGTGTTGCTGAGCGAAGAGGTCGCAAAAGCACTGCAGGTTGAAGAAGGAAGTAAAGTGAGAATGTTGGCTCTTTAA
- a CDS encoding Dam family site-specific DNA-(adenine-N6)-methyltransferase: protein MKRRAFLKWAGGKYSLVEDIQRHLPPARKLVEPFVGAGSVFLNTDYEQYLLADINPDLINLYNLLKKKPTKYISEAKRWFTPEHNRKEVYLDVRAQFNQTDDVMYRSLAFLYMNRFGFNGLCRYNKKGGFNVPFGSYKKPYFPEAELEYFAEKAKKATFVCQSYSDSIKKTRKGSVVYCDPPYAPLSTTANFTSYAGNGFSLDDQAALADISETAAVKRGIPVLISNHDTTLTRRLYHGASLNVVKVKRTISRNGNGRNKVDELLALYMPKESE from the coding sequence ATGAAAAGACGAGCCTTTCTGAAGTGGGCAGGTGGAAAATACAGCCTTGTAGAAGACATTCAGCGCCATCTGCCTCCTGCTCGAAAGTTAGTTGAGCCTTTCGTCGGAGCTGGATCAGTTTTTCTCAACACTGACTACGAGCAATATTTGTTAGCAGATATCAACCCTGATCTGATTAACCTATACAACTTACTTAAGAAAAAGCCAACAAAATACATATCAGAAGCCAAGCGCTGGTTTACCCCAGAGCACAATCGCAAAGAGGTGTATCTCGATGTCCGTGCTCAGTTTAACCAAACTGACGATGTTATGTATCGCTCACTTGCTTTTCTGTACATGAACCGCTTTGGATTCAATGGGTTGTGTCGATATAACAAGAAAGGCGGCTTTAATGTTCCTTTTGGCTCGTACAAAAAGCCTTATTTTCCTGAAGCTGAATTAGAGTACTTCGCAGAAAAAGCAAAGAAGGCGACATTCGTTTGTCAAAGTTACTCTGATAGCATCAAGAAAACGCGTAAAGGCAGCGTTGTATATTGCGACCCACCATATGCACCGTTATCGACGACAGCGAACTTTACCTCATACGCAGGCAATGGCTTCTCTTTAGACGATCAGGCAGCGTTAGCTGACATATCAGAAACTGCGGCAGTGAAGAGGGGAATTCCAGTACTCATCTCAAATCATGATACGACCCTAACACGACGCTTATATCATGGTGCTTCGCTCAATGTAGTGAAAGTGAAACGAACGATTAGTCGCAATGGCAATGGTCGTAACAAAGTTGACGAGCTACTGGCTTTGTACATGCCAAAAGAGTCTGAGTAG
- a CDS encoding aminodeoxychorismate/anthranilate synthase component II has product MLVIIDNYDSFTYNLYQYFRELNVEVEVVRNDEVTLQDIEALKPTHLVISPGPCTPDEAGISLLAIEHFAGKLPILGVCLGHQAIAQVFGGEVKKARQVMHGKTSLIGHSDKGLFAELSNPLRVTRYHSLIVCKESLPDCFEVTSWSQFPDGSLDEIMGYQHKELPIYAVQFHPESIKTQQGHLLLKNFLNVEIL; this is encoded by the coding sequence ATGCTGGTTATCATCGACAACTACGATTCTTTTACCTACAACTTGTATCAATACTTCCGTGAATTAAATGTTGAAGTAGAAGTTGTACGTAATGACGAAGTCACGTTGCAGGATATAGAAGCATTAAAGCCCACACATTTAGTGATCTCCCCCGGCCCATGCACACCTGACGAAGCAGGTATTTCATTGCTCGCTATCGAACATTTCGCGGGTAAGTTACCTATATTAGGCGTTTGCCTTGGTCACCAAGCTATTGCTCAGGTATTTGGTGGAGAAGTGAAAAAAGCGCGCCAAGTAATGCATGGTAAAACATCGTTGATTGGTCATTCAGACAAAGGGCTCTTTGCTGAGCTAAGTAACCCTTTACGGGTAACCCGCTACCACTCTCTTATCGTATGCAAAGAGTCGTTGCCAGATTGCTTCGAGGTTACATCTTGGAGTCAATTTCCAGATGGTAGTCTGGATGAGATCATGGGATACCAACATAAAGAATTGCCCATCTACGCGGTTCAATTTCACCCTGAGTCAATCAAAACTCAACAGGGCCACCTGTTGCTCAAAAATTTCTTAAATGTAGAAATTTTGTGA
- a CDS encoding aspartate aminotransferase family protein: MTLGNKVERGLFDEVMVPCYNPMEMIPVKGEGSRVWDQQGNEYIDFAGGIAVSCLGHCHPAMVAAINDQAQKLWHLSNVMTNEPALRLAKKLTEISFAEKVFFANSGAEANEAALKLARRWAADVHGPEKSEIIAFKQGFHGRTFFTVTVGGQAAYSDGFGPKPGDVTHLEYNDVEGLKAHISDRTCAVMMEPLQGEGGIVSPSDEFAKTVRELCDKHNALLIFDEVQTGNGRTGDFYAYQGLGVTPDVLSTAKSLGGGIPIGAMLTTTELAKHLKIGTHGSTYGGNPLACAVAEAVVDVVSKPETLEGVKEREQLFRAGLEAINAKYNIFSEIRGKGLLIGAALNDEWQGRARDVLVASGKHGLMLLVAGANVVRFTPSLVISKQDIEEGLAKLDKAIASII; the protein is encoded by the coding sequence ATGACATTAGGAAATAAAGTAGAACGTGGGCTATTTGATGAAGTCATGGTGCCTTGTTACAACCCGATGGAGATGATTCCAGTGAAGGGTGAGGGCTCTAGAGTCTGGGATCAACAAGGTAACGAGTATATCGACTTTGCTGGTGGCATTGCGGTCAGCTGCTTGGGGCATTGTCACCCAGCGATGGTTGCAGCGATTAACGATCAAGCACAAAAGCTTTGGCACCTGAGTAACGTGATGACGAATGAGCCAGCCTTGCGTCTTGCCAAAAAGCTAACGGAAATTAGCTTTGCAGAGAAAGTGTTTTTTGCTAACTCGGGTGCAGAGGCCAATGAAGCTGCATTGAAACTAGCTCGCCGCTGGGCTGCGGATGTTCATGGGCCAGAGAAATCTGAAATCATTGCTTTTAAACAAGGCTTCCATGGCAGGACTTTCTTTACCGTAACGGTTGGCGGGCAAGCTGCTTATTCAGACGGTTTTGGACCAAAGCCCGGTGACGTGACTCATCTTGAGTATAACGATGTGGAAGGCCTAAAAGCGCACATTTCTGACCGCACATGTGCAGTCATGATGGAGCCTTTACAAGGTGAAGGCGGGATTGTTTCTCCAAGTGATGAGTTTGCTAAAACAGTTCGCGAATTATGCGACAAACACAACGCTTTGCTTATCTTTGATGAAGTTCAGACTGGTAATGGTCGTACAGGTGACTTTTACGCATACCAAGGTTTAGGTGTTACACCTGATGTGTTGAGTACTGCTAAGTCTCTAGGTGGCGGTATTCCAATTGGAGCGATGCTAACAACTACAGAACTAGCCAAGCATCTGAAAATTGGCACTCATGGCTCTACCTATGGCGGTAACCCATTAGCCTGTGCAGTAGCTGAAGCTGTAGTTGATGTAGTGAGCAAGCCTGAAACACTAGAGGGTGTGAAAGAGCGTGAACAGCTGTTTAGAGCAGGACTCGAAGCTATTAACGCTAAGTACAATATCTTTAGTGAAATTCGTGGTAAAGGCCTTCTTATCGGTGCTGCATTAAATGATGAATGGCAAGGTCGAGCTCGCGATGTGCTTGTTGCTTCTGGAAAGCATGGCCTAATGTTGCTTGTTGCTGGTGCAAATGTGGTTCGCTTCACACCTTCATTAGTGATTTCAAAGCAAGATATAGAAGAAGGTTTGGCAAAACTCGATAAGGCAATTGCTTCAATTATATAG
- the rpe gene encoding ribulose-phosphate 3-epimerase gives MKDFLIAPSILSADFARLGEEVENVLAAGADVVHFDVMDNHYVPNLTFGAPICKALRDYGITAPIDVHLMVKPVDRIIPDFAKAGASMITFHVEASEHVDRSLQLIKDHGCKAGVVLNPATPLTCLDYIMDKVDMILLMSVNPGFGGQSFIPHTLDKLRAVKQRIVESGRDIRLEIDGGVKADNIAEIAAAGADMFVAGSAIFGQPDYKEVIDQMRAELAKVQ, from the coding sequence ATGAAAGATTTTCTAATTGCTCCTTCGATTTTATCTGCTGACTTTGCTCGCTTAGGCGAAGAAGTGGAAAACGTACTTGCTGCAGGAGCAGACGTTGTGCACTTCGACGTTATGGATAATCACTATGTTCCGAATCTAACTTTTGGTGCACCAATCTGTAAGGCTCTGCGTGATTACGGCATCACAGCACCTATTGATGTGCATTTAATGGTTAAGCCTGTAGACCGCATCATTCCGGACTTTGCTAAAGCAGGAGCATCAATGATTACGTTTCATGTCGAAGCGTCTGAGCACGTAGATAGAAGTTTGCAGCTTATCAAAGATCATGGCTGCAAGGCTGGGGTGGTTTTGAATCCAGCGACGCCTTTAACATGCCTCGATTACATCATGGATAAAGTCGATATGATTTTGTTGATGTCAGTAAACCCTGGTTTTGGTGGTCAATCTTTCATTCCTCATACTCTCGATAAACTGCGAGCGGTAAAACAGCGTATCGTCGAATCTGGTCGCGATATACGTTTAGAAATTGATGGTGGCGTTAAGGCTGACAATATTGCTGAAATTGCAGCAGCGGGCGCGGATATGTTTGTTGCAGGATCTGCGATTTTTGGTCAGCCAGATTATAAAGAAGTGATTGACCAGATGAGAGCAGAACTGGCTAAGGTTCAATAA